The following proteins come from a genomic window of Mycobacterium sp. DL:
- a CDS encoding MmgE/PrpD family protein, producing the protein MSNDITPRISSFVAQLNWDDVPESARVAARRTAANVIGLSVGAAHDPAAEAVLAAAADLGQTGPAQVLGRTEQLTAPWAALVNGLTAHVEDFDDTYLSCILHPGAPIVPAALAVAQLAGADGATLMTGVVAGVEVASRLGDCLWPSHFDRGWHVTATTGPIGAACAAARILGLDAQRTADAIAIAATQAAGHTEQLGSMTKSFQVGRAASIGVEAALLAEQGFTGPVEPLAGRRGMAALMAADVDWSPMSDLGSRWLVESNALKPYSCGIVSHPVIDAGRQLRADGVDPTQLESVTLEVHPRVLDVMGVADPKTGLQSKFSVYHCFAVGLVRGAGGPPEFSDETATDPQIQQVRKLVTVTLDPSLAADSCRMTATLVGGRTVDLTVEHATGSTSAPMTDEELQDKVVRLAGHLDNPGSLWNVAWRLDEMTSATDLFAVAR; encoded by the coding sequence ATGAGCAATGACATCACGCCACGCATCAGTTCATTTGTCGCTCAGCTGAACTGGGACGACGTTCCCGAATCTGCCCGGGTCGCCGCGCGCCGCACCGCCGCCAATGTGATCGGGCTGTCGGTGGGCGCCGCCCACGATCCGGCCGCCGAGGCGGTGCTGGCGGCTGCGGCGGACCTCGGCCAGACAGGCCCGGCACAGGTGCTCGGCCGCACTGAGCAACTCACCGCGCCGTGGGCCGCTCTGGTGAACGGACTGACCGCCCACGTCGAGGATTTCGACGACACCTACCTGTCCTGCATCCTGCATCCCGGGGCGCCGATCGTGCCCGCGGCGCTGGCCGTCGCCCAGCTCGCGGGCGCCGACGGCGCAACGTTGATGACCGGGGTGGTGGCCGGCGTCGAGGTGGCCAGCAGGCTCGGTGACTGCCTGTGGCCCAGCCACTTCGACCGCGGCTGGCATGTCACCGCGACCACCGGTCCGATCGGGGCGGCGTGTGCGGCAGCCCGGATTCTCGGGCTCGACGCGCAGCGCACCGCGGACGCAATCGCCATCGCCGCGACCCAGGCTGCCGGACACACCGAGCAACTCGGGTCGATGACGAAGTCCTTCCAGGTGGGGCGTGCCGCATCCATCGGAGTCGAGGCCGCACTGCTGGCCGAGCAGGGATTCACCGGGCCGGTGGAACCGTTGGCCGGCCGACGCGGGATGGCAGCGCTGATGGCCGCCGACGTCGACTGGTCCCCGATGTCGGATCTGGGGTCACGGTGGCTGGTCGAGAGCAACGCCCTCAAACCGTACAGCTGCGGAATAGTCAGCCACCCGGTCATCGACGCCGGCAGGCAGCTCCGCGCCGACGGTGTCGATCCCACTCAACTGGAGTCGGTGACGCTCGAGGTGCATCCGCGGGTTCTCGACGTGATGGGTGTCGCCGATCCCAAAACCGGCCTGCAGAGCAAGTTCTCGGTGTACCACTGCTTTGCCGTCGGCCTGGTGCGCGGGGCCGGCGGGCCACCGGAGTTCAGCGACGAAACCGCCACGGATCCGCAGATCCAGCAGGTGCGCAAGCTGGTCACGGTGACGTTGGATCCTTCGCTGGCCGCCGACTCCTGCCGGATGACCGCGACGTTGGTCGGCGGCAGGACAGTCGATCTCACGGTCGAGCACGCGACCGGTAGCACCTCGGCACCGATGACCGACGAGGAACTGCAGGACAAAGTGGTCCGGC
- a CDS encoding MmgE/PrpD family protein, which produces MIDLTELAGQALAVADRVEGPVRTEAVRSLLNVVGTTIGAATTTETDIVAAGMRRAGAPGTVPVPGRADTFDPPSAAVLTGFAAHLDDFDDTHLATVVHPGAATLGAALGASWLQDRTGDELLRAFAIGIELQLRVAVAMSPSHYDEGWHITGTVGPFGAATAAAMLMGLDAETTGRALGIASSMTIGHREGFGTMNKPLHPGKAAANGLVAAVVAARGLTASPSALDGPRGYFRVMAPELDETKLVDGWGERWELLDNTYKPYPCGIVSHPAIEAAEALHQAVAGREVERVEVRCHPLVVELTGNPDPHDGLAARFSTIHGVACGVLNGPVDLKSYEDAHVRSAPVIDMRAKVRLLPDAEIPRATAHLTAFLTDGSSESRTVQHARGSLEMPLTDDQLDRKVLALVERTLPGREKEIVDAARTVATAPSAQGWFSALADTDAHKIGTSA; this is translated from the coding sequence ATGATCGATCTGACCGAACTGGCCGGGCAGGCCCTCGCCGTCGCGGACCGGGTCGAAGGCCCGGTACGCACCGAGGCGGTGCGCAGTCTGCTCAACGTGGTGGGCACCACCATCGGGGCGGCGACCACCACCGAGACCGACATCGTCGCCGCCGGGATGCGGCGGGCCGGTGCGCCCGGGACGGTGCCGGTACCGGGTCGCGCGGACACCTTCGATCCTCCCTCCGCGGCGGTGCTCACCGGGTTCGCCGCGCACCTCGACGATTTCGACGACACCCACCTCGCCACCGTCGTGCACCCTGGCGCCGCCACCCTCGGCGCCGCGCTCGGGGCGAGCTGGTTGCAGGACCGGACGGGCGACGAACTGCTGCGCGCCTTTGCAATCGGCATCGAACTACAGCTTCGGGTGGCGGTGGCGATGTCACCGTCGCACTACGACGAGGGCTGGCACATCACCGGCACTGTCGGACCGTTCGGGGCGGCCACCGCGGCAGCGATGCTGATGGGCCTGGACGCCGAAACCACCGGTCGCGCACTCGGTATCGCCTCCAGCATGACGATCGGGCATCGCGAGGGCTTCGGCACGATGAACAAGCCGCTGCACCCGGGCAAGGCCGCCGCGAACGGTCTGGTCGCTGCGGTCGTCGCCGCACGTGGCCTCACCGCTTCGCCGTCGGCGCTGGACGGTCCCCGAGGGTACTTCCGGGTGATGGCACCGGAACTCGACGAGACCAAGCTGGTCGACGGCTGGGGCGAGCGGTGGGAGTTGCTCGACAACACCTACAAGCCCTATCCGTGTGGCATCGTCAGCCATCCCGCCATCGAGGCGGCCGAGGCGCTGCATCAGGCGGTGGCCGGTCGTGAGGTCGAGCGTGTCGAGGTGCGCTGCCATCCCCTGGTGGTGGAACTGACCGGGAATCCCGATCCACACGACGGGTTGGCGGCGCGGTTCTCCACGATCCACGGTGTCGCGTGCGGTGTCCTCAACGGTCCCGTGGACCTCAAGTCCTATGAGGACGCCCATGTGCGCTCCGCTCCGGTCATCGATATGCGCGCCAAGGTACGACTGCTGCCGGACGCTGAGATCCCCAGGGCAACTGCCCATCTCACCGCTTTCCTGACCGACGGCAGCTCTGAGAGCCGAACCGTGCAGCACGCCCGGGGAAGCCTCGAGATGCCCCTGACCGACGATCAGCTCGACCGCAAGGTCCTCGCCCTGGTGGAACGGACACTGCCAGGGCGGGAGAAGGAGATCGTCGACGCCGCCCGCACCGTCGCGACCGCACCCTCCGCTCAGGGCTGGTTCTCCGCACTGGCCGACACCGACGCCCACAAGATTGGCACTTCCGCATGA